From a region of the Etheostoma cragini isolate CJK2018 chromosome 20, CSU_Ecrag_1.0, whole genome shotgun sequence genome:
- the dtd2 gene encoding D-aminoacyl-tRNA deacylase 2, producing MTEKGRRGPAARAVLQQCLRATLQVEPAEEHSEARFVQIDRGMVIYVCFFKGATDDILPKMVSTLLNLRLCESDSGKMVSVLELPGSLLIVPQATLGGRAKGRAMQYHDNISKEDGLRLYAALVSLCEKELTAAASADVTVKHGTYGNRQVLKLDTNGPYTHLMDF from the exons ATGACGGAGAAAGGTCGCCGCGGCCCCGCCGCCCGGGCGGTGCTCCAGCAGTGTCTGCGGGCCACACTGCAGGTGGAACCCGCAGAGGAACACTCCGAGGCCCGGTTCGTCCAG ATTGACAGAGGAATGGTGATCTACGTCTGTTTCTTTAAAGGCGCCACAGACGACATCCTGCCCAAGATGG TGTCCACGCTGTTAAACCTGCGGCTGTGTGAGTCCGACTCGGGGAAGATGGTGTCGGTGTTGGAGCTCCCCGGCAGCCTGCTGATCGTCCCCCAGGCCACGCTGGGCGGGAGGGCCAAAGGCCGGGCCATGCAGTACCACGACAACATCAGCAAAGAGGACGGCCTGCGGCTCTACGCCGCCTTGGTTTCTCTGTGCGAGAAGGAGCTGACGGCCGCTGCTTCCGCTGACGTGACGGTGAAACACGGGACGTACGGAAACAGACAAGTGCTGAAACTCGACACCAACGGACCATACACACATCTGATGGACTTTTAA